The window CTTTCTGGTTTTAAATGACTTTTAACACTCTAGTCGAACTTAAAGCTCGCTCTTAGTCACTCTTGTTGTCACTTGCGATTCAATCACACCGTCTTCAACTTGGGTGGTGATCACTTCACCTACTTCGACGTCGTTAATTGATGACACGGTATTACTCGATGCTGAATGGGTAATGCTGTAGCCACGCTTTAGGGTTGCCAATGGGCTGACGGTTTCTAACTTCTCGGCGGCCATAGCTAGCTGGTGGCGAGTAGTCAGTAATGTCTTGTCCATCGCATCCAATAGCTTTTGCTCTGAACGTTGTAGATGCAGTTTCTGTTCACCAAGGCGTTTTACTGGTGAGTTAAGCTGAAGCTGATGTTGTTTGCGTTCAACACGCTGAACATGCTGTTTTAGATACAGAGTCATACCACGACGCAAACGCATATCTAGGTCATCAAGCTGTTGACTCTGCTTTTGCAGTTGGTAGCTCGGGTGTTGTTTCTCTAAGCGGTATTTCAACGTTTGAGTTGATTGCGCTTGTTTGATTAGTACATGACGAATCGCACTCACTAAACGAGCACGTTTAGACGCATAAGCTTGCTCTTTATGACTGTTATCACGGCTAACCAATTCAGCGGCGGCTGATGGTGTTGGAGCACGCATATCTGCGACGAAATCGGCGATAGTGACATCAACTTCGTGGCCAACTGCACTGATGATCGGAATTTGGCTTGCTGCGATTGTGCGAGCTACGATCTCGTTATTGAAGCACCATAGGTCTTCTAATGAACCGCCGCCACGACCCACGATCAACACATCACATTCATTGCGTTCATTGGCACGGCCAATCGCTTGAGCAATCTGAATTGCCGCCTCTTCACCTTGAACCATGGTTGGGTAAACCACAACTGGCAGTGAAGGATCGCGTCTTTTCAGGACATCAAGGATATCAAACAACGCAGCGCCGGTTTTCGAGGTGATGACACCAACGCATTTAGGATGTTCTGGAAGAATTTGTTTATTGGACTGAGCAAATAAACCTTCCGCCGCCAAGTTCATCTTAAGTTTTTCAAACTCTTGCTGAAGCTTGCCGTCACCTTCTGGCTGCATGCTTTCGATGATCAGTTGATAATCACCGCGTGGCTCATAAAGAGACAGACGCGCTTTAACTAGCACTTGATTACCGTTTTTAGGCTTAAAAGTCACACGACGGTTATTGCCACGAAACATAGCGCACTTAACTTGAGCGCGAGAGTCTTTAAGCGTGAGGTACCAGTGACCAGAGACAGGTGCAGAGAAATTAGAGATTTCACCAACGAGCCAGACTATTCCCATTTCGTTTTCTAATAGGAGACGAACCTCTGAATTGAGGCGAGAAACAGTAAAGATGTTTGGATTGGTCATAGAAGCGCTATCTACCCTTGAAGGAAGGTCTTTCTCTTAGAATATCACTGGGCGTGAGTATGGAAGATAGCGGCAATATAATACATAGCAAGGGGGTAAATGCAAATTAAAAGTATAAAAATGTGTAGCCAAGCGATTTCGTTAGCCGTATAATCCGTCCGCAATATCTAATCCAAATGCAGTTTGATTTTCCTTAATTGGCTGCCCTCATTAGGCGAAACGATGAGATTGGATTGTTTCTTTTTACTCCTATTATTGTGAGATATTGCAAATGCTAAGAATTGCCAAAGAAGCGCTGACATTCGACGACGTACTGCTAGTGCCAGCACACTCCACCGTTCTCCCTAATACAGCTGATCTTCGCACTCAGTTGACGAAGAATATTTCCCTAAACATCCCAATGATCTCTGCATCGATGGATACTGTGACAGAAGCTCGCCTAGCGATTGCACTGGCACAAGAAGGCGGAATAGGCTTCATTCATAAGAACATGTCTATTGAACAACAAGCTGAAATGGTTCGCCAGGTTAAAATTTACGAAGCAGGTGTAGTTTCTCACCCTGTTACTGTAAGCCCTGATGCGACAATCGCTGATGTTGTAGCTCTTACTCAAAAACACGGTTTTGCCGGTTTCCCTGTTGTTACTGAAACAAACGAACTTGTTGGTATTATTACTGGCCGTGACGTTCGCTTTGTTACTGACCTTTCTAAGAAAGTTGATGTCGTAATGACGCCTAAAGCTCGCCTTGCTTCTGTTAAAGAAGGTGCAACTCGTGAAGAAGTTCAAGAGAAAATGCACGAAGCGCGTGTTGAAAAAGTTCTTGTTGTAAATGATGACTTCCAACTTACTGGAATGATCACTGCAAAAGATTTCCACAAAGCAGAACGTAAACCAAATGCTTGTAAAGATGAGCGCGGCAGCCTACGTGTAGGTGCAGCTGTTGGCGCTGGTGCTGGTAACGAAGAGCGCGTTGCTGCCCTAGTTGAAGCTGGCGTAGACGTTCTACTTATCGATTCTTCACACGGTCACTCTGAAGGCGTACTTAACCGTATCCGCGAAACTCGCGCTGCATACCCTGATCTACAAATCATCGGTGGTAACGTAGCAACTGGCGCTGGCGCTCGTGCTCTTATCGAAGCAGGTGTTAGTGCGGTTAAAGTAGGTATCGGCCCGGGTTCAATCTGTACGACTCGTATCGTTACTGGTGTTGGTGTTCCTCAAGTAACAGCAATCGCAGACGCTGCTGAAGTGGCTAACGAATATGGTATTCCAGTAATCGCAGATGGCGGCATTCGCTTCTCTGGCGATATCTGTAAAGCTATCGTTGCTGGCGCATCTTGTGTGATGGTTGGTTCAATGTTCGCTGGTACTGAAGAAGCACCGGGTGAAGTTATCCTTTACAACGGTCGTTCTTACAAGTCTTACCGTGGTATGGGTTCTCTTGGCGCTATGTCTCAAGGTTCTTCTGACCGTTACTTCCAATCTGACAACGCTGCAGACAAGCTTGTTCCAGAAGGTATTGAAGGTCGTATCGCATACAAAGGTCGTCTAAAAGAGATCGTTCACCAACAGATGGGCGGTCTACGCTCAAGCATGGGCCTAACGGGTTCTGCAACTGTTGAAGACATGCGTACTAAAGCTGAGTTTGTTCGTATCTCTGGTGCGGGCATGAAAGAATCTCACGTACACGATGTTCAAATCACGAAAGAAGCACCTAACTACCGTTTAGGTTAATAATACGTCCAAACGTTTGAATAATGTGCTGATTTAGTCGGCACATTAATATACCAATCGTAGTAAATAACTGATCATCCTAGCTTGTTAAAAACCTCGATAACTTCGTTAGAATTTTTGATTGTAGAATAGCTACTTATCAGAAAATTCTGCCTCGTTCTCAAGCTTTTTTCCTACGCTATTCCTGAACACTTACTTACTGTGATTGGTATTATATCTACCGCCTGTTTTGATGAAAGTCTGATTTTATCAAAACACGAGGTTAAAGATAACCTACGAAAACGTTTGCTTTATTTCTTGAAGAGTTAATCAGAGGTGAGTAAACTCGCCTCCGTTTTATCACATAGCCAATAAGACTGCTTACAATGACTAAAAATATTCATGACCAACGTATTCTAATTCTGGACTTCGGTTCTCAATACACGCAGCTAGTAGCTCGTCGTATTCGTGAGATCGGTGTTTACTGTGAACTTTGGAGCTGGGACGTAGAAGAAGCGGATATTCGTGAATTCAATCCAGACGGCATTATCCTATCTGGTGGCCCTGAAAGTGTAACGGAAGAGAATTCTCCACGTGCACCTCAGTACGTATTTGATTCAGGTGTTCCTGTCTTCGGTATCTGCTACGGCATGCAAACTATGGCTGAGCAACTTGGCGGTAAAGTAGCAACGTCTACTGAGCGCGAGTTCGGCTACGCAGCGGTACAAGTAACGGGTGAATCTGCACTTTTCGCTGACCTTGAGACAACTCAAGACGTTTGGATGAGCCACGGTGACAAAGTGGTTGAAATCCCTGCTGATTTCACAAAAATCGCAGAGACAGACACTTGCCCATACGCAGCAATGGCAAACGAAGATAAGAAATACTACGGTGTTCAATTCCACCCAGAAGTAACGCACACTAAAAACGGCCTAAAAATGCTTGAGAACTTCGTTCTTAATGCGTGTGGTTGTGAAGGTCTGTGGACTTCAGCGTCTATCATTGAAGATGCAGTTGCACGTATTAAAGAACAAGTAGGTGACGACGAAGTTATCCTTGGTCTTTCTGGTGGTGTTGATTCATCAGTAGTAGCAATGCTTGCTCACCGCGCTATCGGCGACAAACTAACATGTGTATTTGTAGATAATGGCCTTCTTCGTTTAAACGAAGGTGAGCAGGTTATGGAGATGTTTGGCAACAAGTTTGGCCTAAACATCATCAAAGTAGATGCGGAAGATCGTTTCCTTGACGCTCTGGAAGGCGAAGCTGAACCAGAAGCGAAACGTAAGATCATCGGTCACGTATTCGTAGATATCTTCGACGAAGAGTCTAAGAAACTGAAGAATGCTAAATGGCTTGCTCAGGGCACTATCTACCCAGACGTAATCGAGTCTGCTGCATCTAAGACTGGTAAAGCACACGTAATCAAATCTCACCACAACGTTGGTGGCCTTCCTGATGATATGGAAATGGGCCTTGTTGAGCCTCTACGTGAGCTGTTTAAAGATGAAGTACGTAAGATCGGTCTAGAGCTTGGTCTTCCATACAACATGCTTTATCGCCACCCATTCCCAGGTCCTGGTCTAGGTGTTCGTGTACTTGGCGAAGTGAAGAAAGAGTACTGTGATTTACTGCGTCGTGCTGATGCTATCTTCATTGAAGAGCTTCACGCTGCTGACCTTTACCACAAAGTATCTCAAGCATTCACGGTATTCCTACCAGTACGTTCAGTTGGCGTAATGGGCGATGGCCGTAAGTACGATTGGGTTGTATCTCTACGTGCTGTAGAAACTATCGACTTCATGACTGCTCACTGGGCACACCTACCATACGACTTCCTGGGTAAGGTATCTAACCGTATTATCAACGAAGTTAACGGCATCTCACGTGTTGTTTACGATATTTCTGGTAAGCCACCAGCAACTATCGAGTGGGAATAATCTCTTAGAGATTTAACCAGCGTTGATTAAGCTCTTAAGCCTCGAACTTTGTTCGAGGCTTTTTTCTTTTTATTTAGGAGGTTAAGTATTTATATCTACAACGAGCAACCAAATCCGTTGGAAGTTAGATATCACCTCAAGAAACAATGAGACGCTTTGTTGTATTTAACGATACATAAAAATGTCACTCGCACTTTTTATAAATTCATACAGCAACTACTAGGCCATTTCACATGTGCCGCATACTCTTTGATGGACCTATACCAATCGTAGTAAATAACGGGTCACCCTAGCTTGTTAAAAAGCTCGATCTTGGTGTTAGAATTTTTGATTGTAGAATAGCTACTTATCGGAAAGCTCCGCCTTGTTCTCAAGCCTTTTTCAGGCGTTATTTCCGATCACTTACTTACAGTGATTAGTCTTATAAAGGACAGATAAGAGAATCCATCATGCTAAAAATTAAATATTTGGCGACAGTCGTTGGCTGCACATTAGCAGCACATAGTTACGCGTCTTTGAACATCCAACCTGATCCACAAAACCCGAATGGCTACCTTGTTGAAAAGTCTGCACTGCAAGCGGCTGAGCAAGCAAAAACATCCGATCCTATGTATGCGATCTGGTCTCAGGCACTACAGACTCGCTCGAATACAATCGTTGAAGCCATTGTGCCGGGCTCGGCTGCTAATCCCGAAAACGTAAAGCGCGTAGAGCGTGTATTCCCTCAATCTGAGTGGGACTTCCTCACTCAGATGGCAGCACCAGAATACACTTATACTCGCTTCTTACGCGCGATTGGCAAATTCCCAGCCTTCTGTGGAGAGTACACAGATGGCCGCGACTCCGACGCCATCTGTAAGAAATCCATCATCACGGCTTTTGCTCATTTCGCTCAAGAGACGGGCGGACACATCGCGATAGATAACACTTCTGATAACCCATCAGCCCTAGAAGAATGGCAGCAAGCGCTCGTACATGTACGTGAAATGGGCTGGTCTGAAGGACAAGAAGGTTACACCACAGGTTGTGGTCAGAATGACTGGCAGAATGCTCGCTGGCCATGTGCCGCAGGGCAGGGCTACTTTGGCCGTGGTGCTAAACAACTTTCTTATCATTTTAACTACGGTGCGTTTTCTGAAGTCATGTTTGATGGCGACGCAACGGTTCTCCTTAATAACCCGGCCTTAGTCGCTGATTCTTGGCTGAATCTGGCTTCGGCTATTTGGTTCTTCTTAACGCCTCAAGCTCCGAAACCAGCCATGTTACATGTTATAGATCGAACATGGACGCCATCTCAACGCGAATTAGATGCGGGAATTGGCTATGGATTTGGTACCACAATCAACGTGATTAATGGTGGTATCGAGTGCGGAGAGCAGAATAAAGACAAAGGCCAACCGGTTAACCGAATTCGTTATTGGGAAGGGTTAGCTGCACATTATCAGATCCCTGTAGAAGTAGATGAGAAAAATACTTGCTGGCAGCAAACCCCTTACGGAAGCTTGAACTTGAATGGTGCAACTGATGTGCTGTACACCAACTGGGACGGCAACTGGAAATACTATGCGGATCGCCCAGAAGGTTACTCTTTTGAATGTGACCTTGTGGGTTTCCAAACCGCTTATTCAGCGTTGGTGGCTGGAGATTACGAAAAGTGTGTGACGAATTTTTATGGATCACATGCAAGTTGGCCTGAAGTGAAAGTGGTCGATAAGCTCGATCCTGTAGACCCTGCTCCTGGGGGAAATGCTTGGAGCGTAACTAAGGTTTACAACACCGGTGATCAAGTGACTCACAACGGCGCGACTTATCAAGCTAAGTGGTGGACTCAAGGGGATAATCCTGCGAATGGAGGTCCTTGGGAACTGGTTGCTGGTGAGCCAACACCGCCAGTAGTCACAGACCCAACGCCTGTCGATCCTGCTCCGGTAGAACCAACCCCCGTTGAGCCTCCGGTTACCGAGCCACCTGTCGTCGACCCTGCAGTCTTTATCAAATGGGAAGCGGGTATTAGCCAAGTAAGCAACGGCGATAAAGTGACACATAATGGCAAGTGTTTCATTGCAAAAAATGGCCCAGGTATATGGGAAAGCCCAGTTCAATCGAATTGGTTCTGGGATGAAATTAGCTGTAAATAATTAAATTATACCAATCACAGTAAGTAAGTGTTCAAAAATAGCGTAGAAAAAAAGCTTGAGAACAAGGCAGGATTTTTCGATAAGTAGTTATTCTACAATCAAAAATTCTAACGAAGTTATCGAGGTTTTTAACAAGCTAGGGTGACCAGTTATTTACTACGATTGGTATTAAGCAAGCCTCCTAGAGGCTTGCTATCCCAATGACAGTTATACGACATTCCTCTTACTTTCTATTACAGTAGTGCTTTCCATTTATCGATAAACTGTGTTCGTGAATAATTCGATTACAGGGCAATTAAAATGAAGTTAAAGCTATCTATTCTTGCGTTATTGGTAACTGGAATGTCTGGGTGCAATGGTACGCCTCAGTCAGGTCACGAGCAAAGTTTGGGCTGGGGTAATTATGGCAGCTTAAGTTTTGAAACGAGCTCTGAAGGTATTGTTGCTCAGCGTTATCAAGTCTTTAAAAGTCCTGTAGGCCAAATCACGTCTATAGAAGATCAAGGTAATCAACTCCATGTTATTCAAACGCTTGAAGGCGCTTTAGTCAAAGGTGTCGATAGTACAGGCATTATGAATTACGAAGGCTGTATGGAGTCTGTAGGGGAGGTTGATGCTGCTGTTAATGCATACCCGTCAATCGTTCAATTCTTATTAAAGCAAGCTGCACCTCAAGGCCCTAATTCTGTCTCAATATCATTACCTTTCACTGTCTCAGAGTCAGCCAATAACGCTCAAATTTACATTGGTGAAGCAACTTCTATAGAAATTGAAGGTGAAAGCTATCCTATCGGTCCTATGATCGAACTCTCTGCGCCGTGGGGGGCATCTGGCCAAATCACATCTGTAGATGCGACAACCTTTGAGTTTTCATACTTTACGACCAACGATGGTCATAAAGATACGGTTGATATTCGTGGTGCATGGAGCCCAGTAATGGGCCCGATGGATAAGTTTAACCAAGAACCTTCGGGAGAGTGGTTAGCGTGTGTAAAGCCCGAGGTTCAAGCGGTCTTGATGGAACAAAGCCCTAAACGAGTTGGCGAGATACTTGAAATCATCACGAAAGCCGAACTGGCGAACGATGCAATCTAAGATTGCGATTTAGCGATCTATCTTTTTATGCCGTTCGGATTAAAATTTGCGTATAAATTTTATTAACTTTTTTTAAAGGCGCACAAAATGTCAACAAAACTGGCGAACCCAGCACCACTTGGCCTAATGGGTTTCGGTATGACCACTATTCTTCTTAATATCCACAACGCAGGTTTCTTTCCAATCGATTCAATGATTCTTGCTATGGGTATTTTTTACGGTGGTCTAAGCCAAGTTATCGTGGGCACAATGTGTTTCAAACGTGGTGACACGTTCGGTACAACTGCGTTTACTTCTTACGGTCTATTCTGGTTATCTTTGGTTGGTTTAATCGTAATGCCTTACATGGGTCTACCAGCAAGTCCAGCAGCGTTTATGGGTTGGTACCTACTACTATGGGGCATCTTCACTGGCTTCATGTTCATTGGTTCTCTATGCTACCCAGTAGCGAAACAAGTAGTATTCGGTTCACTTACTATTTTGTTCTTCCTACTTGCCGCTCGTGATTTCACTGGCAGCGAACTGATCGGTACTATCGCTGGTTTTGAAGGTATCTTCTGTGGTGCGTCAGCTATCTACTTTGCAATGGCACAAGTAATCAACAACGAATATGGCCGCACAGTACTGCCAATCGGTGAGAAAAAAGCACCTCAAATGACGGCTCAAGAGATCGCTGCTTAATACTCTAACTCGGGAACAGTTAGTTTGTTATAAGCCGTGAGTTCGTTATAAGTAATGAGCTCGTTATAAACAGTGATTTGTTACGAACAAAATAAAAGGGGTTAGCCGAAATGGCTAACCCCTTTTTTATGCGTTATTAATAGCCGCGAGTTAAAGCGATCTATTGGTTAAAGCTATCTACTTGTTAAGGCAAGCTTAAGCAGAAGGTTGCTCTACAGGTTTAGTACTAGCAGCTTCTGATTCAGGCGATTTACCGGTTTTACGTTTGTACTTCTCTTCCCAGTAAGTCGCACCTTTAATGCCTAGTTTTACAGGGTTGAATGTGTACTCAGTCACACCTTGTTTCTGCTGTTCTTCGTAGTCTGCTAAAGCCTTAAGCGCAGGCTTAGACATGAAGAAGATGATCAGAATACCAACGATGTTTAACCATGCCATCAAGCCAACACCCACATCACCCATTGCCCATGCAAGGTTAGCGGTTTTAACTGTGCCATAGAAAACCGCAGTGATAAGAACAAGCTTAAGTACGAACATCATGCCTGGGATTTTGATGGTACGACGTAGGTAAGCAATGTTCGTTTCTGCGATGTAGTAGTAAGCAAGAATCGTTGTAAATGCGAAGAAGAACAGAGCAAATGCGATGAATGGCTTACCAATACCTGGTAGTGCACTTTCAATAGCAAG is drawn from Vibrio sp. SNU_ST1 and contains these coding sequences:
- the xseA gene encoding exodeoxyribonuclease VII large subunit; protein product: MTNPNIFTVSRLNSEVRLLLENEMGIVWLVGEISNFSAPVSGHWYLTLKDSRAQVKCAMFRGNNRRVTFKPKNGNQVLVKARLSLYEPRGDYQLIIESMQPEGDGKLQQEFEKLKMNLAAEGLFAQSNKQILPEHPKCVGVITSKTGAALFDILDVLKRRDPSLPVVVYPTMVQGEEAAIQIAQAIGRANERNECDVLIVGRGGGSLEDLWCFNNEIVARTIAASQIPIISAVGHEVDVTIADFVADMRAPTPSAAAELVSRDNSHKEQAYASKRARLVSAIRHVLIKQAQSTQTLKYRLEKQHPSYQLQKQSQQLDDLDMRLRRGMTLYLKQHVQRVERKQHQLQLNSPVKRLGEQKLHLQRSEQKLLDAMDKTLLTTRHQLAMAAEKLETVSPLATLKRGYSITHSASSNTVSSINDVEVGEVITTQVEDGVIESQVTTRVTKSEL
- the guaB gene encoding IMP dehydrogenase — encoded protein: MLRIAKEALTFDDVLLVPAHSTVLPNTADLRTQLTKNISLNIPMISASMDTVTEARLAIALAQEGGIGFIHKNMSIEQQAEMVRQVKIYEAGVVSHPVTVSPDATIADVVALTQKHGFAGFPVVTETNELVGIITGRDVRFVTDLSKKVDVVMTPKARLASVKEGATREEVQEKMHEARVEKVLVVNDDFQLTGMITAKDFHKAERKPNACKDERGSLRVGAAVGAGAGNEERVAALVEAGVDVLLIDSSHGHSEGVLNRIRETRAAYPDLQIIGGNVATGAGARALIEAGVSAVKVGIGPGSICTTRIVTGVGVPQVTAIADAAEVANEYGIPVIADGGIRFSGDICKAIVAGASCVMVGSMFAGTEEAPGEVILYNGRSYKSYRGMGSLGAMSQGSSDRYFQSDNAADKLVPEGIEGRIAYKGRLKEIVHQQMGGLRSSMGLTGSATVEDMRTKAEFVRISGAGMKESHVHDVQITKEAPNYRLG
- the guaA gene encoding glutamine-hydrolyzing GMP synthase; the encoded protein is MTKNIHDQRILILDFGSQYTQLVARRIREIGVYCELWSWDVEEADIREFNPDGIILSGGPESVTEENSPRAPQYVFDSGVPVFGICYGMQTMAEQLGGKVATSTEREFGYAAVQVTGESALFADLETTQDVWMSHGDKVVEIPADFTKIAETDTCPYAAMANEDKKYYGVQFHPEVTHTKNGLKMLENFVLNACGCEGLWTSASIIEDAVARIKEQVGDDEVILGLSGGVDSSVVAMLAHRAIGDKLTCVFVDNGLLRLNEGEQVMEMFGNKFGLNIIKVDAEDRFLDALEGEAEPEAKRKIIGHVFVDIFDEESKKLKNAKWLAQGTIYPDVIESAASKTGKAHVIKSHHNVGGLPDDMEMGLVEPLRELFKDEVRKIGLELGLPYNMLYRHPFPGPGLGVRVLGEVKKEYCDLLRRADAIFIEELHAADLYHKVSQAFTVFLPVRSVGVMGDGRKYDWVVSLRAVETIDFMTAHWAHLPYDFLGKVSNRIINEVNGISRVVYDISGKPPATIEWE
- a CDS encoding chitinase, translating into MLKIKYLATVVGCTLAAHSYASLNIQPDPQNPNGYLVEKSALQAAEQAKTSDPMYAIWSQALQTRSNTIVEAIVPGSAANPENVKRVERVFPQSEWDFLTQMAAPEYTYTRFLRAIGKFPAFCGEYTDGRDSDAICKKSIITAFAHFAQETGGHIAIDNTSDNPSALEEWQQALVHVREMGWSEGQEGYTTGCGQNDWQNARWPCAAGQGYFGRGAKQLSYHFNYGAFSEVMFDGDATVLLNNPALVADSWLNLASAIWFFLTPQAPKPAMLHVIDRTWTPSQRELDAGIGYGFGTTINVINGGIECGEQNKDKGQPVNRIRYWEGLAAHYQIPVEVDEKNTCWQQTPYGSLNLNGATDVLYTNWDGNWKYYADRPEGYSFECDLVGFQTAYSALVAGDYEKCVTNFYGSHASWPEVKVVDKLDPVDPAPGGNAWSVTKVYNTGDQVTHNGATYQAKWWTQGDNPANGGPWELVAGEPTPPVVTDPTPVDPAPVEPTPVEPPVTEPPVVDPAVFIKWEAGISQVSNGDKVTHNGKCFIAKNGPGIWESPVQSNWFWDEISCK
- a CDS encoding GPR1/FUN34/YaaH family transporter; protein product: MSTKLANPAPLGLMGFGMTTILLNIHNAGFFPIDSMILAMGIFYGGLSQVIVGTMCFKRGDTFGTTAFTSYGLFWLSLVGLIVMPYMGLPASPAAFMGWYLLLWGIFTGFMFIGSLCYPVAKQVVFGSLTILFFLLAARDFTGSELIGTIAGFEGIFCGASAIYFAMAQVINNEYGRTVLPIGEKKAPQMTAQEIAA